The Candidatus Microthrix parvicella Bio17-1 genome has a window encoding:
- a CDS encoding NADH-quinone oxidoreductase subunit C produces MPRDRLLEVANALRSEGYWMCVDLCGVDYLLHFDRQLPVEVVPERFEMVVSLLNHTTGTRLRMRVQVPEDDLAVPSLIRVWPSVDFPEREMWDFFGIEPQGHPGLDRILMPDNWEGHPLRKDYAVGDIPVQFKEA; encoded by the coding sequence GTGCCCCGTGATCGCCTTCTCGAGGTGGCCAACGCCTTGCGCTCCGAGGGCTACTGGATGTGTGTCGACCTGTGTGGAGTCGACTATTTGTTGCACTTCGACCGGCAGCTGCCCGTCGAGGTTGTGCCCGAGCGGTTCGAGATGGTGGTCTCGCTGCTCAACCACACCACAGGCACCCGGTTGCGAATGCGCGTGCAGGTTCCCGAAGACGACCTGGCTGTGCCGAGCCTGATCCGCGTGTGGCCGTCGGTCGACTTTCCCGAGCGTGAAATGTGGGACTTCTTCGGCATTGAGCCCCAAGGTCACCCAGGCCTCGATCGCATCCTCATGCCAGACAACTGGGAGGGGCACCCGTTGCGTAAGGACTACGCGGTGGGTGATATCCCCGTGCAATTCAAGGAGGCCTGA
- a CDS encoding NADH-quinone oxidoreductase subunit A — MGQFLPVLALVVLGALFAGVSSLMGRLLNPPQPNPRKNAPYECGIVDQVDTPSRFPVKFYLVAMIFIVFDIEIIFLFPFTQIFKELGGFGLGDILLFSATLFIPFLFLVSNGALDWGPLKRRGHSDIRVGAHRTTNTTVRRVGTEGREAA, encoded by the coding sequence ATGGGCCAGTTCCTTCCGGTGCTGGCCCTGGTGGTGCTCGGTGCGCTGTTTGCGGGTGTCTCGTCGCTTATGGGCAGGCTGCTGAACCCGCCCCAGCCCAATCCACGAAAGAACGCTCCTTACGAGTGCGGCATTGTGGATCAGGTCGATACGCCGTCACGCTTTCCAGTGAAGTTCTATCTGGTCGCCATGATCTTCATCGTCTTCGACATCGAGATCATCTTTCTCTTCCCATTTACTCAGATCTTCAAGGAACTGGGGGGCTTTGGCCTGGGTGACATCTTGCTGTTTTCAGCCACGCTGTTTATCCCGTTCCTGTTCCTTGTTTCCAACGGGGCGTTGGACTGGGGCCCGCTGAAGCGGCGTGGTCACTCCGACATTCGGGTTGGAGCCCATCGGACCACCAACACCACCGTGCGCAGGGTTGGCACCGAGGGTCGAGAGGCCGCATGA
- a CDS encoding alpha-galactosidase has translation MADDNAVVDGSAVRVDAGGWGLTWAADDAGCLRQVGLGPEGATAQLGEIPLALFPDAYPTYGGGDALRPPALRITHADGSLTTRLVVEHVSRMVEPGGEHVTMRCRDERFHLHVEHHLRTHPASGVLEQWVEILHEEPGPVRLMSYDSMSPLLLASPDAEVVQFVGGGWADEWRWNEEGLSPGTKSLASFGGVQPHLQAAPMLLLSPSGPGSERSGDSLGCSIQWGGNTRFDLDVRPKGDLAAPSELRLRCGANPLGAEYLLDPGVRFVAPAVAWTWATTGRAEVTRRFHIWTRERVLRDPNRVRPVVANNWEATFFDFDEARILDLIDQSGELGAEVFLLDDGWFGTNHPRDDDTAGLGDWDVDRAKLPNGLAPLADAAAARGLRFGIWVEPEMVNPLSELYVDHPDWVVRDSREPAEHRNQLVLDPLIDEVREFEASVVDRALCDPGISYVKWDANRPITDPGSTQLGPDRQANLWVDQVHATWAVMDEVVRRHPEVELMLCASGGGRTDHATLRRFHEFWTSDNTDPVTRVRMQWACSHFFPAAAMAAHVTRWGGRPIHFGCAVALSGRFGLDLDLLALSSDEWAACRSAVALAKRTQRLVQQGRLVRLVSPMDRADRSRAALACIDPGSDETVLFAYQLEASNRPGPSLMLDWLDPDATYTVTETDLAVAGGAAVTQRSGRELIDGLDWQLTEPETARVWEITPVRG, from the coding sequence ATGGCAGATGACAACGCGGTGGTGGATGGAAGCGCTGTTCGGGTGGATGCGGGCGGCTGGGGGTTGACCTGGGCCGCCGATGATGCAGGGTGTCTGCGTCAGGTGGGCCTTGGGCCGGAGGGTGCCACGGCCCAACTCGGCGAGATCCCCCTTGCCCTGTTCCCCGACGCCTACCCGACCTATGGGGGAGGGGACGCCCTCCGCCCGCCCGCCCTGCGAATCACCCACGCCGACGGCAGCCTCACCACCCGGCTGGTGGTGGAGCACGTGTCCCGCATGGTGGAGCCGGGCGGTGAACACGTGACGATGAGATGCCGCGATGAGCGCTTCCACCTGCACGTCGAGCATCACCTGCGTACCCATCCGGCGTCGGGTGTGCTGGAGCAGTGGGTGGAGATCCTTCACGAGGAGCCGGGCCCGGTACGGCTGATGAGCTACGACTCGATGTCTCCGTTGCTCCTTGCAAGCCCTGACGCAGAGGTGGTGCAGTTTGTTGGCGGCGGTTGGGCCGATGAGTGGCGTTGGAACGAAGAGGGCTTGTCACCGGGTACCAAGTCGTTGGCGAGCTTCGGTGGGGTGCAACCCCACCTGCAGGCTGCACCGATGCTGTTGTTATCACCGTCTGGGCCTGGTTCCGAGCGGTCTGGGGACTCGTTGGGGTGTTCCATCCAGTGGGGGGGCAACACCAGGTTCGACCTGGATGTGCGGCCGAAGGGCGACCTCGCGGCGCCGTCAGAACTGCGTTTGCGCTGTGGGGCAAACCCGCTTGGTGCCGAGTACCTGCTGGATCCCGGTGTGCGGTTTGTTGCTCCAGCGGTCGCATGGACCTGGGCGACGACCGGTCGGGCGGAGGTGACGCGCCGCTTCCACATCTGGACCCGGGAGCGGGTTCTGCGCGACCCCAACCGGGTTCGGCCAGTGGTTGCGAACAACTGGGAGGCCACCTTCTTCGACTTCGACGAGGCACGCATTCTTGATCTGATCGATCAGTCCGGCGAGCTTGGCGCCGAAGTGTTTCTGCTGGACGACGGATGGTTTGGTACCAACCATCCCCGTGACGATGACACCGCAGGGCTTGGTGACTGGGATGTCGACCGGGCAAAGCTTCCCAACGGCCTGGCGCCACTCGCCGACGCAGCCGCCGCCCGTGGCCTGCGCTTTGGTATCTGGGTGGAGCCGGAGATGGTGAACCCGCTCAGCGAGTTGTATGTCGACCATCCCGACTGGGTGGTGCGGGACAGCCGAGAGCCCGCCGAGCACCGCAACCAGTTGGTCCTCGACCCGCTGATCGACGAGGTGCGGGAGTTTGAGGCGTCGGTGGTCGACCGGGCACTGTGCGACCCGGGCATCAGCTACGTGAAATGGGACGCCAATCGGCCGATCACCGACCCGGGATCGACCCAACTGGGGCCAGACCGGCAGGCGAACCTGTGGGTCGATCAGGTGCATGCCACCTGGGCGGTGATGGACGAGGTGGTGCGACGCCACCCGGAGGTCGAGCTGATGCTGTGCGCCTCAGGTGGTGGCCGTACCGATCACGCCACACTCCGTCGCTTTCATGAGTTTTGGACGTCCGACAACACCGATCCGGTGACCCGGGTGCGCATGCAATGGGCCTGCTCGCACTTCTTTCCTGCCGCTGCGATGGCGGCGCACGTGACCCGTTGGGGAGGTCGGCCAATTCATTTTGGGTGCGCCGTGGCGTTGTCTGGCCGGTTTGGCCTCGATCTCGACCTGTTGGCGCTCAGCTCCGATGAGTGGGCCGCATGTCGCTCAGCGGTGGCGTTGGCCAAGCGCACCCAACGCCTGGTGCAGCAGGGCCGGCTGGTGCGTCTGGTTTCGCCGATGGATCGCGCCGATCGTTCTCGTGCCGCACTTGCCTGTATCGATCCTGGCAGCGACGAGACGGTGTTGTTCGCCTACCAGCTGGAGGCATCAAACAGGCCGGGCCCGTCGCTGATGCTGGACTGGTTGGATCCTGACGCGACCTACACGGTGACCGAGACCGATCTGGCTGTGGCGGGTGGGGCCGCGGTCACCCAACGATCAGGGCGCGAGCTGATCGACGGGTTGGATTGGCAGCTCACCGAGCCTGAGACGGCCAGAGTCTGGGAGATCACACCCGTTCGGGGATGA
- a CDS encoding LPXTG cell wall anchor domain-containing protein yields MAPANNIPQAGGSAQLPSNGGSPGSYGSPALANTGNSTATTLLAGLALLLAGLLLAGAQRRRR; encoded by the coding sequence GTGGCGCCTGCCAACAACATTCCGCAGGCAGGCGGCAGTGCCCAGTTGCCATCCAACGGTGGCAGCCCGGGAAGTTACGGCAGCCCGGCGTTGGCCAACACCGGCAATTCAACCGCCACCACCCTCCTCGCAGGCTTGGCGCTGCTTCTGGCCGGGTTGCTGCTGGCGGGGGCGCAGCGACGCCGCCGCTAG
- the extP gene encoding selenite/tellurite reduction operon b-type cytochrome ExtP, producing the protein MTKLWADTQGSQAWNSIFRPGSIFRKGYSDSPRNRSYVVMNSVLYHLHPVKVKRHAVKVSYTLCLGGLSFFLFILLTVTGIFLMFFYRPTAAQAWGDIYQLQTSVTFGLLVRNMHRWGAHLMVLSVFLHMARVFYHGAYKAPREFNWVIGVILLTLTLLLSFTGYLLPWDQLALWAVTVGTNMMGYTPVFGQQVRFVLLGGGEIGSNTLLRWYVLHVLFFPFVTVIFMAIHFWRVRKDGGISGPL; encoded by the coding sequence ATGACCAAGCTGTGGGCCGACACCCAGGGTTCCCAGGCGTGGAACTCCATCTTCCGCCCGGGCTCAATTTTTCGAAAGGGCTACTCCGACAGCCCGAGGAACCGCAGCTATGTGGTGATGAACTCGGTGCTCTATCACCTGCACCCTGTGAAGGTGAAGCGTCACGCCGTCAAGGTCAGCTACACACTGTGCCTCGGAGGCCTCAGCTTTTTCCTCTTCATCCTGCTGACGGTGACCGGCATCTTCCTGATGTTCTTCTACCGTCCCACCGCCGCTCAGGCCTGGGGCGACATCTACCAGCTTCAGACTTCGGTCACGTTCGGCCTGCTGGTGAGAAACATGCACAGGTGGGGCGCTCACCTCATGGTGTTGTCGGTCTTCCTGCACATGGCACGTGTCTTCTACCACGGCGCGTACAAGGCGCCCCGTGAGTTCAACTGGGTGATTGGCGTCATCTTGTTGACCCTGACCCTGCTGCTCAGCTTCACCGGCTACCTGTTGCCGTGGGACCAGCTGGCGCTGTGGGCCGTGACGGTGGGCACCAACATGATGGGCTATACCCCGGTGTTTGGTCAGCAGGTGCGCTTCGTGCTGCTGGGTGGGGGCGAGATCGGCTCCAATACGCTGCTTCGATGGTACGTATTGCACGTATTATTCTTCCCATTCGTCACGGTCATCTTCATGGCCATTCACTTCTGGAGAGTCCGCAAGGACGGCGGCATCTCCGGGCCGCTGTAG
- a CDS encoding c-type cytochrome, with the protein MTEIPEHLLARSRERRSALGLGGDGGGDAAATPVPTATAQPATSSAASPAPIPAAAPPAPPKPPKPDLPWVAAAKRRRKVPAFAQVMLVGLPLWALIFAFTNDVPTSDELTPLAEGAQVYGTNCAGCHGASGGGGSGPAMAGGAVLATFPKASDQVKWVFLGSEGWKSQVGATYGAGNKDVGAGGMPAWNSLTGDELLTVVLHERSTQSGEEFNIDDWKPILDDPLLADKQAEFTEVLDAWEAEPPVE; encoded by the coding sequence GTGACCGAGATTCCCGAACACCTGCTGGCCCGCAGCCGCGAACGCCGATCCGCCCTCGGCCTGGGTGGCGACGGCGGAGGCGACGCAGCCGCCACCCCCGTGCCGACGGCGACGGCTCAGCCCGCCACCTCCTCGGCGGCATCCCCTGCACCAATTCCGGCCGCCGCTCCACCTGCGCCGCCGAAGCCACCAAAGCCCGACCTTCCTTGGGTGGCCGCAGCAAAGCGTCGCCGCAAGGTGCCCGCCTTCGCACAGGTGATGCTGGTGGGACTTCCCCTCTGGGCCCTGATCTTCGCCTTCACCAACGACGTGCCCACCTCGGACGAGCTCACCCCTCTCGCCGAAGGCGCCCAGGTCTACGGCACCAACTGTGCGGGATGTCACGGAGCAAGCGGTGGCGGCGGAAGCGGACCCGCGATGGCGGGCGGCGCGGTACTCGCAACCTTCCCAAAGGCGTCTGATCAGGTGAAGTGGGTGTTCCTGGGCTCCGAGGGCTGGAAGAGCCAGGTGGGCGCCACGTACGGCGCCGGCAACAAGGACGTTGGCGCCGGCGGCATGCCGGCGTGGAACAGCCTGACCGGCGACGAACTCCTCACCGTGGTCCTGCACGAACGCAGCACCCAATCGGGCGAGGAGTTCAACATCGACGACTGGAAGCCGATCCTCGACGATCCGCTGCTCGCCGACAAGCAGGCCGAGTTCACCGAGGTGCTCGACGCCTGGGAGGCCGAGCCACCGGTCGAGTGA
- a CDS encoding ubiquinol-cytochrome c reductase iron-sulfur subunit, translating into MGVVLIAIIILVVLAAVMVLATALRRNGDRAIGDVSGETLRSDRRGRKAKHEQGIPAGRMVEQSAEIERISKDLVPSSKGEVAVFTPPDPETIGVNRRQFLNRSAVTLTAFSAATFGAASLVAYLWPTGSSGFGSKINMGKIADLESAIDSGGGFLYKPEARAWLVRYPPAALQKARSVYSAPELAGMEDGLLALYQKCPHLGCRVPECGTSKWFECPCHGSQYNQVGEKKGGPAPRGMDRFAMEVTGGNFIVNTGAIIEGPPIGTNTTGQEAEGPHCIGAAVEH; encoded by the coding sequence ATGGGCGTAGTACTAATCGCAATCATCATCTTGGTCGTCTTGGCAGCCGTCATGGTGTTGGCGACGGCGCTGCGACGCAACGGCGACCGGGCCATCGGCGATGTCAGTGGTGAGACGCTGCGTTCGGACCGTCGTGGTCGCAAGGCAAAGCACGAGCAGGGGATCCCGGCGGGTCGAATGGTCGAGCAAAGCGCCGAGATCGAGCGAATCAGCAAGGATCTCGTGCCGTCCTCCAAGGGAGAGGTGGCCGTGTTCACCCCGCCCGACCCCGAGACGATCGGCGTCAACCGCCGGCAGTTCCTCAACCGGTCGGCGGTCACGCTGACAGCCTTCAGCGCTGCAACCTTCGGCGCGGCGTCCTTGGTCGCCTACCTGTGGCCGACCGGATCCAGCGGGTTCGGCTCGAAGATCAACATGGGCAAAATCGCCGACCTGGAGTCAGCCATCGACAGCGGTGGAGGTTTCCTGTACAAGCCCGAGGCTCGGGCATGGTTGGTGCGCTACCCCCCCGCCGCGCTCCAAAAGGCTCGTTCCGTGTACAGCGCCCCGGAGTTGGCGGGCATGGAGGACGGGTTGTTGGCCCTGTACCAAAAGTGTCCGCACCTCGGCTGCCGCGTGCCCGAGTGCGGTACGTCCAAGTGGTTCGAATGCCCCTGCCACGGCAGTCAGTACAACCAGGTTGGCGAGAAGAAGGGCGGTCCTGCGCCTCGGGGTATGGACCGCTTCGCCATGGAGGTGACCGGCGGCAACTTTATCGTCAACACCGGCGCCATCATCGAGGGCCCTCCCATCGGCACCAACACGACCGGCCAGGAGGCCGAGGGCCCACACTGCATCGGCGCCGCCGTCGAGCACTGA
- a CDS encoding 4Fe-4S binding protein gives MAVTDANPPLPEFVDDYVLQEVDADYLGRAVKPKQFIHIDQSECILCEGCVDICPWKCIHLVTPNAIEEAIDTEQPGQDPSDQVMFLIDDDVCTRCALCVDRCPTGVIILGKIGAPAAGGDQHQRTNAHGYGYGMRLG, from the coding sequence ATGGCCGTGACCGACGCCAATCCACCACTTCCCGAGTTCGTTGACGACTACGTGCTCCAGGAGGTCGACGCCGACTACCTGGGTCGGGCCGTCAAACCCAAGCAGTTCATTCACATCGATCAGTCCGAGTGCATCCTCTGCGAGGGTTGCGTGGACATCTGTCCGTGGAAGTGCATCCACCTGGTCACCCCGAATGCCATCGAAGAGGCAATCGACACCGAACAGCCCGGCCAGGATCCCTCCGACCAGGTGATGTTCCTTATTGACGATGACGTGTGCACGCGTTGCGCACTCTGCGTTGACCGATGCCCGACCGGCGTCATCATCCTCGGCAAGATCGGGGCTCCCGCCGCCGGCGGCGACCAACATCAGCGAACCAACGCCCATGGCTACGGCTATGGGATGCGGTTGGGCTGA
- a CDS encoding c-type cytochrome: MTMLLAQQTTQRSIGLIVLVIVALGGVAYLVISARKGRAEVGSELELAANRKPYLDDDELETTKLDRSLLAAVGLLLLIAVALPLYWLAEPGRQAGAVKAFDEKFVEAGSVIYTETAQCVNCHAAEGVGGVASFVVTNENGDFVDQVQWNAPALNTVLWRFSVEEVRYVLDYGRPGTPMAAWGLPGGGPLTEQQIDQIIDYLWSVQLTPQEMTAEVDDAVKQVDAGLAKRMVDVRAENVTKAKAFSKAAGTQKTVADLPVEKAVAGASKENDAFVTSRLNEADELQLGEILFNLPTASGAYNCARCHVPGAAYGQAGKPFEKLEYGAMGPRLQGIETRSTPREHFEFIMSGSENGVKYFSRSIGSGKMPGFGLNPNADAEGVPQLGPLGMYDPAQVWSIVTYERNLDRIPSANPDKAPQASPDDLAVVNTEPPQDAAPTIEAAPAPGGEPGPTTEPNQEG; encoded by the coding sequence ATGACGATGCTGCTAGCCCAGCAGACGACGCAACGATCTATCGGCCTCATTGTGCTGGTAATCGTCGCGCTCGGCGGCGTGGCCTACCTGGTGATCTCGGCACGCAAGGGTCGGGCGGAGGTCGGTTCCGAACTCGAACTGGCCGCCAACCGCAAGCCGTACCTCGACGATGATGAGCTTGAGACCACGAAGCTCGACCGGTCCCTCTTGGCAGCCGTCGGCCTGCTCCTGCTGATCGCAGTGGCCTTGCCGCTGTACTGGTTGGCAGAGCCGGGCCGTCAGGCCGGGGCGGTCAAGGCGTTCGACGAAAAGTTCGTCGAAGCTGGGAGCGTCATCTACACCGAAACCGCTCAGTGCGTCAACTGTCACGCAGCTGAGGGCGTGGGCGGTGTGGCCTCGTTCGTGGTCACCAACGAGAACGGCGACTTTGTCGACCAGGTGCAGTGGAATGCCCCGGCGCTCAACACGGTGCTGTGGCGCTTCTCCGTTGAGGAAGTGCGCTACGTCCTCGACTATGGACGACCCGGTACGCCGATGGCGGCCTGGGGACTGCCTGGTGGTGGCCCCCTGACCGAGCAGCAGATCGACCAGATCATTGATTATCTCTGGTCGGTGCAGCTCACGCCGCAAGAGATGACCGCTGAGGTGGACGATGCGGTCAAGCAGGTGGATGCAGGTCTGGCCAAGCGGATGGTTGATGTTCGCGCTGAGAACGTGACGAAGGCCAAAGCGTTCAGCAAGGCCGCCGGTACCCAGAAGACCGTTGCCGACCTGCCGGTCGAGAAGGCCGTGGCGGGTGCCTCGAAGGAGAACGATGCCTTTGTCACGTCACGCCTGAACGAAGCGGACGAGTTGCAACTGGGCGAGATCCTCTTCAACCTGCCGACGGCAAGTGGCGCGTACAACTGCGCACGGTGCCACGTTCCCGGCGCCGCCTATGGGCAGGCCGGCAAACCTTTCGAAAAGCTTGAATACGGAGCCATGGGGCCAAGGTTGCAGGGGATCGAAACCAGGTCCACGCCGCGTGAGCACTTCGAGTTCATCATGTCCGGGTCTGAGAACGGCGTGAAGTACTTCAGCCGTTCCATCGGCTCTGGCAAGATGCCCGGCTTCGGCCTCAATCCAAATGCCGATGCCGAGGGCGTGCCGCAACTGGGCCCACTGGGTATGTACGACCCGGCGCAGGTCTGGTCGATCGTCACGTACGAACGCAACCTCGACCGCATCCCAAGCGCCAACCCGGATAAGGCGCCCCAAGCTTCACCTGACGATCTGGCGGTCGTGAACACCGAGCCACCTCAGGACGCTGCGCCAACCATTGAGGCTGCGCCGGCCCCGGGCGGCGAGCCCGGACCGACCACCGAACCCAACCAAGAGGGCTGA
- a CDS encoding NADH-quinone oxidoreductase subunit B — MSDKLTFRNDGIAGLEHNFLTGKLEDLVQWTRTRSSWPATFGLACCAIEMMATGGSHYDLARYGMEVFRASPRQADIMIVAGRVSQKMAPVLREIYDQMMNPKWVISMGVCASTGGMFNNYALVQGVDQVVPVDVYVPGCPPGPETLMHGIETLHASIRAGEILGRRERYNGGANIHIDGPNLPQAVTVAPRS; from the coding sequence ATGAGCGACAAACTGACGTTTCGCAACGACGGTATTGCCGGACTGGAACACAACTTCCTGACAGGAAAGTTGGAGGATCTGGTGCAGTGGACACGTACCCGTTCCTCCTGGCCGGCCACCTTCGGCCTCGCCTGCTGTGCCATCGAGATGATGGCCACAGGCGGCAGCCATTACGACCTGGCTCGATACGGCATGGAGGTGTTCCGGGCGTCTCCCCGGCAGGCCGACATCATGATCGTTGCCGGTCGGGTGAGCCAGAAGATGGCCCCTGTCCTTCGCGAGATCTATGACCAGATGATGAACCCCAAATGGGTCATCTCCATGGGTGTGTGTGCGTCCACCGGCGGCATGTTTAACAACTATGCGCTGGTTCAGGGCGTTGATCAGGTGGTGCCGGTCGACGTCTACGTGCCCGGTTGCCCGCCCGGACCCGAAACGCTGATGCACGGCATCGAAACCCTCCACGCGTCGATCCGCGCCGGAGAGATCCTGGGCCGACGAGAGCGATACAACGGTGGAGCCAACATTCATATCGATGGGCCCAACCTGCCGCAGGCCGTCACCGTGGCCCCCCGTTCATGA
- a CDS encoding geranylgeranyl reductase family protein, with amino-acid sequence MTATLTPQDVADGTPTPETPSVGDTAHLDAIPREGGRRHSVLVIGGGPAGAATGYWLAKAGVDVAIVEKKDFPREKTCGDGLTPRAVTQLQDMGLASKLEEFHKYDGLRTVAHGRTLELAWPDHPIHPNYGYVVRRCDLDNFVANNAVTQGAVLLTGTEAVAPIMEGGQLMGATVKHKASGQTYELRSDFVVIADGANSRFGRAIGTARNRAMPMGMAIRGYFESPLHNEPWIESALDVRDRQGNSVPGYGWIFPVGDGTINVGIGLLSTFSGFKSVNTSHLMTEWAHTLPDYWGIDPTAPIAAPTGGRLPMGSSVNPKVGPNWLVVGDAGGSINPFNGEGIDYAYETGRMAARLLRECIEGGSAIPLQRYPSLLDEEYGLYFKVARLFAKIIGRPVLMRELTRVGMRSRTLMEWVLAIMANLLRPDELGAAELAYKSAATIARVIPERV; translated from the coding sequence ATGACCGCCACGCTTACCCCGCAGGACGTTGCGGACGGCACTCCCACGCCTGAAACACCATCGGTGGGCGACACAGCGCATCTCGATGCCATCCCCCGGGAGGGCGGCCGGCGTCACAGTGTGTTGGTGATCGGCGGTGGCCCTGCCGGGGCGGCAACCGGTTACTGGCTGGCCAAAGCCGGGGTGGATGTCGCAATAGTGGAAAAGAAGGACTTTCCCCGCGAAAAGACCTGCGGTGACGGCCTGACCCCAAGAGCGGTCACCCAGCTTCAGGACATGGGTCTGGCCTCCAAGCTCGAGGAGTTTCACAAGTACGACGGGTTGCGCACCGTTGCCCACGGCCGCACGCTGGAACTCGCCTGGCCCGACCATCCGATTCACCCCAACTACGGCTACGTGGTGCGGCGCTGCGACCTCGACAACTTCGTCGCCAACAATGCCGTCACCCAGGGTGCCGTGCTGCTGACCGGCACCGAGGCGGTCGCTCCGATCATGGAGGGTGGCCAGTTGATGGGCGCCACCGTCAAGCACAAGGCCTCGGGACAGACCTACGAGCTGCGAAGCGACTTCGTGGTGATCGCCGACGGCGCCAACAGCCGATTCGGCCGGGCCATCGGCACCGCACGCAATCGGGCCATGCCCATGGGCATGGCCATTCGTGGCTACTTCGAAAGCCCGCTGCACAACGAACCGTGGATCGAATCTGCGCTGGATGTGCGCGACCGACAAGGCAATTCGGTGCCCGGTTATGGCTGGATCTTTCCGGTCGGGGACGGCACCATCAACGTGGGCATCGGATTGCTGTCCACGTTTTCGGGCTTCAAGTCGGTGAACACCAGCCACCTGATGACCGAATGGGCCCACACCCTGCCCGACTACTGGGGCATCGATCCCACCGCTCCCATCGCCGCACCCACCGGCGGCCGCCTGCCGATGGGAAGCTCGGTCAACCCCAAGGTCGGTCCCAACTGGCTGGTGGTTGGCGACGCCGGCGGTTCGATCAACCCGTTCAACGGTGAAGGCATCGACTACGCCTACGAGACCGGACGCATGGCCGCCCGACTGCTGCGAGAGTGCATCGAGGGCGGCTCGGCCATTCCGCTGCAACGGTACCCGTCGCTCCTCGACGAGGAGTACGGGCTGTACTTCAAGGTCGCCCGGCTCTTCGCCAAGATCATCGGCCGTCCCGTACTGATGCGGGAGTTGACCCGTGTTGGGATGCGCAGCCGCACACTGATGGAGTGGGTGCTGGCGATCATGGCCAACCTGCTCCGGCCCGACGAGTTGGGTGCGGCCGAACTGGCCTACAAATCGGCCGCCACCATCGCCAGGGTCATCCCCGAACGGGTGTGA
- a CDS encoding NADH-quinone oxidoreductase subunit D → MTAITPTAPPPEADNAGGTDLDHLDAARAELLEDAYVLRMTETQAEQHSGLTDDQHMIMNLGPQHPSTHGVLRVVLELEGEIIRRSRPVIGYLHTGMEKTGEQLTYLQGPTNVTRMDYASPLFNETVFSLATEELLGIEVPERATWIRTLLCEVNRLSSHMLFLATNGMDLGAVGMMLYGWREREETLRFLEFVTGLRMNHNFIRPGGVAADLPDGWQAELESVLDLIPGRLQEFDKLMTGQPIWRERLQGVGVITAEEAVTLGATGPILRSTGYAWDLRREQPYLAYEQLDFDVIVGSYGDCFDRYAIRVNEIRESIKILRQCIDMMPKGNYKVQNKKVTPPPRARIDESMEALIHHFKIYTEGFKVPEGEVYCAVESPRGELGCYLVSDGSGTPYRMHIRGPSFHNLQSLPHLMGDSMIADTVAIISSVDPIMGEVDR, encoded by the coding sequence ATGACCGCCATCACACCGACGGCTCCGCCGCCCGAGGCCGACAATGCGGGCGGTACCGATCTGGATCACCTGGACGCGGCCCGCGCCGAACTGCTTGAGGACGCCTACGTACTGCGCATGACCGAGACGCAGGCCGAGCAGCACTCGGGCCTGACCGACGACCAGCACATGATCATGAACCTCGGGCCGCAGCACCCGTCCACCCACGGGGTGTTGCGAGTGGTGCTCGAGTTGGAGGGTGAGATCATTCGTCGCTCCCGTCCGGTGATCGGCTACCTCCACACCGGCATGGAGAAGACCGGCGAACAGCTCACCTACCTGCAGGGCCCCACCAACGTCACGCGCATGGACTATGCAAGTCCGCTCTTTAACGAGACCGTGTTTTCTCTCGCCACCGAGGAACTGCTGGGCATCGAGGTGCCCGAGCGGGCCACCTGGATCCGGACGTTGCTGTGCGAGGTCAACCGGCTCAGCTCCCACATGCTGTTTCTCGCCACCAACGGGATGGACCTTGGCGCCGTCGGCATGATGCTGTATGGCTGGCGCGAACGCGAAGAAACCCTTCGCTTCCTTGAGTTCGTCACCGGACTGCGCATGAACCACAACTTCATCCGCCCGGGCGGTGTAGCGGCTGACCTGCCCGATGGCTGGCAGGCCGAGCTGGAGTCTGTGCTCGACCTCATCCCCGGTCGGCTCCAAGAGTTCGACAAGCTGATGACCGGCCAGCCGATTTGGCGTGAGCGCTTGCAGGGCGTTGGTGTGATCACCGCTGAAGAGGCGGTCACCCTGGGTGCCACGGGCCCCATCCTGCGTTCCACCGGCTACGCATGGGACCTCCGGCGCGAGCAGCCGTACCTGGCCTACGAGCAACTCGATTTTGATGTGATCGTCGGCAGTTATGGGGATTGCTTCGATCGATACGCCATTCGAGTGAACGAAATCCGAGAGTCGATCAAGATTCTCCGCCAGTGCATCGACATGATGCCCAAGGGCAACTACAAGGTGCAGAACAAGAAGGTGACCCCGCCGCCCCGGGCCCGAATCGACGAGTCGATGGAAGCGTTGATTCACCACTTCAAGATCTACACCGAGGGCTTCAAAGTGCCCGAGGGCGAGGTCTACTGCGCGGTCGAGAGTCCTCGTGGCGAACTGGGTTGCTACCTGGTGTCGGATGGTTCGGGCACGCCCTATCGAATGCACATTCGAGGACCTTCCTTCCACAACCTGCAGTCGCTCCCGCACCTGATGGGCGACTCGATGATCGCCGACACCGTGGCGATTATCTCGTCCGTCGACCCGATTATGGGCGAGGTCGACCGCTAA